In the Ilumatobacteraceae bacterium genome, one interval contains:
- a CDS encoding ribbon-helix-helix domain-containing protein, with protein sequence MTMLSFRVDDEDADTIQHWADVLGVDRSALLRDAVRLHLNRLASEHDADRWQALPLTDGESALAAIADWGPAEDWADWADTGPDEAARP encoded by the coding sequence ATGACGATGCTCAGCTTCCGCGTCGACGACGAGGACGCCGACACGATCCAACACTGGGCCGACGTGCTCGGCGTCGATCGATCAGCGCTGCTACGCGACGCCGTCCGCCTCCACCTGAACCGGCTGGCGTCCGAACACGACGCCGACCGATGGCAGGCGCTCCCCCTCACCGACGGCGAGTCGGCCCTGGCCGCGATCGCCGACTGGGGCCCGGCAGAGGATTGGGCCGACTGGGCCGACACAGGTCCAGACGAAGCGGCACGACCATGA
- a CDS encoding type II toxin-antitoxin system PemK/MazF family toxin, which produces MRHGEVWWAATPGGDRPVLVLTRDPVADRIGSIVVAAITRTVRGLVSELALSPADGVPTECVANFDNLHTIPRDTFRRRVTALPPHRMPELCRALQAASGC; this is translated from the coding sequence ATGAGGCACGGTGAGGTCTGGTGGGCCGCCACTCCAGGCGGCGATCGCCCAGTACTCGTCCTCACCCGAGACCCTGTCGCCGACCGCATCGGCTCGATCGTCGTCGCAGCCATCACGCGCACCGTGAGAGGCCTGGTCTCGGAGCTGGCGCTCAGCCCCGCCGACGGCGTGCCCACCGAGTGCGTCGCCAACTTCGACAACCTCCACACCATCCCCCGCGACACCTTCCGACGACGGGTCACCGCCCTCCCACCCCACCGCATGCCCGAGCTGTGCCGAGCCCTGCAAGCAGCGTCAGGCTGCTGA
- a CDS encoding nitroreductase family deazaflavin-dependent oxidoreductase, with the protein MPMPLWWGQINKRVFNPRALRGGKWQVIHHVGRTSGTEYRTPLEAVRVDGGVITMLVYGSRSDWVQNVLAAGTAKLEIDGDVIDLVDPELITADEAFARLPPETKRPPKLLKISEFLAMRTLADN; encoded by the coding sequence ATGCCGATGCCACTGTGGTGGGGACAGATCAACAAGCGAGTGTTCAATCCGCGGGCGCTGCGTGGCGGCAAGTGGCAGGTCATCCACCACGTCGGCCGAACGTCCGGCACGGAGTACCGCACACCACTCGAAGCGGTGCGAGTCGACGGCGGAGTGATCACCATGCTCGTCTACGGGTCGCGTTCCGACTGGGTGCAGAACGTCCTCGCCGCCGGGACCGCGAAGCTGGAGATCGACGGTGACGTCATCGACCTCGTCGACCCGGAGCTGATCACCGCCGACGAGGCCTTCGCCCGCCTGCCGCCCGAGACGAAGCGACCGCCGAAGCTGCTCAAGATCAGCGAGTTCCTCGCGATGCGAACCCTCGCCGACAACTGA
- a CDS encoding class I SAM-dependent methyltransferase: MSVYRDRILPHLVDRACGTPELQAWRERVADGLHGTVVEIGFGSGLNVAAYSDEVELVYAVEPAEVARRLAEPRIAAGSVTVEHVGLDGQKIPLPDDSCDGALSTFTLCTIPDVSAALAELRRVVKPGGRFHFLEHGLAPDPGTAKWQRRIEPVQKRLADGCHLTRDTAALVTEAGFELEHVASRYGSGPKPWTWFTEGIARNP, translated from the coding sequence GTGAGCGTCTATCGCGATCGGATCTTGCCGCACCTCGTCGACCGGGCGTGCGGCACGCCCGAGCTGCAGGCCTGGCGCGAGCGGGTCGCCGACGGGTTGCACGGCACGGTGGTCGAGATCGGGTTCGGGTCGGGGTTGAACGTCGCCGCCTACTCCGACGAGGTCGAACTCGTGTACGCCGTGGAACCGGCCGAGGTCGCCCGCCGACTCGCCGAACCGCGCATCGCCGCCGGCAGCGTGACGGTGGAACACGTCGGCCTCGACGGCCAGAAGATCCCACTCCCCGACGACTCCTGCGACGGCGCCCTCAGCACGTTCACGCTCTGCACGATCCCCGACGTCAGCGCCGCGCTCGCCGAACTGCGCCGCGTCGTGAAGCCGGGCGGACGCTTCCACTTCCTCGAACACGGCCTCGCCCCCGACCCCGGCACCGCCAAGTGGCAACGCCGCATCGAACCGGTGCAGAAGCGGCTCGCCGACGGATGTCACCTCACCCGTGACACCGCCGCACTCGTGACCGAAGCAGGGTTCGAGCTCGAGCACGTGGCGTCGCGCTACGGCAGCGGCCCCAAACCGTGGACGTGGTTCACCGAAGGCATCGCCCGCAACCCCTGA
- a CDS encoding M20/M25/M40 family metallo-hydrolase, with amino-acid sequence MSDHLAQRALALVAAASETGHEHPAIDLVTAWLEPVADEVDRWVTPMRELEADPAYPGREVERDEVPVVAARIAGALPGPTVVLTGHVDVVPVGDRARWTRDPAGELDGDLLYGRGSADMKGGVVAAIEAFTRIADGDRDFAGELRFVAVPGEEDGGTGTLAAIRRGWTGDLVIVPEPTSGPDGPQVVVAHGGALTYTIEVEGRSAHAATRLLGESALEHFLTVYSAVERLEREINDAERNPAMRATGLPYPTTVGVVHGGVWASNVMEQLTAELRVGVTIDESIQEAEARFERTLREAIAGDPWLDAHPPRIERTGAAFGSSSIDPGDPLVTALCDAAESETGSRPATIGVPYGCDMALWRREAGAACAVYGPGDIAHAHAVDERVSIDEVALTARVLEAAVRTLLR; translated from the coding sequence ATGAGCGACCATCTTGCACAACGGGCGCTCGCGCTGGTCGCGGCGGCGTCGGAGACGGGACACGAACACCCGGCGATCGACCTGGTCACAGCCTGGTTGGAGCCGGTGGCCGACGAGGTCGACCGGTGGGTCACGCCGATGCGCGAGCTCGAGGCCGACCCGGCGTACCCGGGCCGTGAGGTCGAGCGCGACGAGGTCCCGGTGGTCGCAGCGCGCATCGCCGGCGCTCTGCCGGGCCCCACCGTGGTGCTCACCGGCCACGTCGACGTCGTGCCGGTCGGCGATCGGGCGAGGTGGACCCGCGACCCCGCAGGGGAACTCGACGGTGACCTGCTGTACGGGCGTGGCAGCGCCGACATGAAGGGCGGGGTCGTCGCCGCGATCGAGGCGTTCACCCGGATCGCGGACGGCGACCGCGACTTCGCCGGCGAACTGCGATTCGTCGCGGTGCCGGGCGAGGAAGACGGTGGAACCGGCACGCTCGCGGCGATCCGCCGGGGATGGACCGGCGACCTGGTGATCGTCCCCGAGCCGACGTCGGGACCGGACGGCCCGCAGGTCGTCGTGGCCCACGGCGGTGCGCTGACCTACACGATCGAGGTCGAGGGGCGTTCCGCACACGCGGCGACGAGGTTGCTCGGCGAGTCGGCACTCGAGCACTTCCTCACCGTGTACTCGGCGGTCGAGCGGCTCGAACGGGAGATCAACGACGCGGAGCGGAATCCGGCGATGCGGGCCACCGGCCTGCCGTACCCGACCACGGTCGGGGTGGTGCACGGCGGCGTGTGGGCGTCGAACGTGATGGAGCAGCTCACCGCCGAACTGCGGGTCGGGGTGACGATCGACGAATCGATCCAGGAAGCCGAGGCCCGGTTCGAGCGCACGCTGCGCGAGGCGATCGCGGGGGATCCGTGGCTCGATGCGCACCCGCCGAGGATCGAACGAACGGGTGCTGCGTTCGGCTCGTCGTCGATCGACCCCGGTGATCCACTCGTGACGGCGTTGTGCGACGCCGCCGAGTCGGAGACGGGCTCGCGGCCGGCGACGATCGGGGTGCCGTACGGATGCGACATGGCGCTGTGGCGTCGTGAGGCCGGGGCTGCGTGTGCGGTGTACGGCCCGGGCGACATCGCCCACGCCCACGCGGTCGACGAACGTGTGTCGATCGACGAGGTGGCGCTCACGGCCCGCGTGCTCGAAGCCGCGGTCCGCACCCTCCTGCGGTAG
- a CDS encoding endonuclease/exonuclease/phosphatase family protein has protein sequence MNRSVRLAATFALLLVTSAATMSGTADAGNRCRPHDREPVRFATFNASLNRNNAGDLATELAVPGSAQPAAVAEIIQNARPEVLLLNEFDYDPAALELFQQNYLGVSQNGADPIDYQYSFIAPSNTGVYSGFDLDNSGAAGDFVPNDSFGFGFFEGQFGMAVLSMYPIEHDDVRTFQHFRWADMPGALLPDDPATAAPADWYSAEELDVFRLSSKSHWDVPIEIGRSTVHFLVSHPTPPVFDGAEDRNGTRNHDEIRFWADYIGPGRDAGSYIYDDDGVSGGLEPGTMFVIAGDLNSDPLDGDSIPGSAQLLLDHPRVNTTTTPSSEGAVEQAAAQGGANDTHLSDPRFDTADFADGAPGNLRADYVLPSKRLRIDDASVYWPTSDDPAFGPVGTFPFPSSDHRLVWVDLQHGGFGCR, from the coding sequence ATGAACCGTTCCGTTCGCCTCGCCGCAACCTTCGCGCTGCTGCTCGTGACGTCGGCCGCCACCATGAGCGGCACGGCCGACGCCGGCAACCGCTGCCGTCCACACGACCGTGAGCCCGTCAGATTCGCCACGTTCAACGCGTCACTGAATCGGAACAACGCCGGCGACCTGGCCACCGAACTGGCGGTGCCCGGCAGCGCCCAGCCCGCTGCCGTCGCCGAGATCATCCAGAACGCACGACCCGAGGTGCTCCTGCTGAACGAGTTCGACTACGACCCGGCCGCGCTCGAACTCTTCCAGCAGAACTACCTCGGCGTCTCGCAGAACGGCGCCGACCCGATCGACTACCAGTACTCGTTCATCGCTCCGTCGAACACGGGGGTCTACTCGGGTTTCGACCTCGACAACTCCGGTGCCGCCGGCGACTTCGTGCCGAACGACTCGTTCGGATTCGGCTTCTTCGAGGGGCAGTTCGGCATGGCGGTCCTGTCGATGTATCCGATCGAGCACGACGACGTGCGCACGTTCCAGCACTTCCGGTGGGCCGACATGCCGGGCGCGCTCCTGCCCGACGATCCGGCGACGGCGGCGCCCGCCGACTGGTACAGCGCCGAGGAACTCGACGTGTTCCGGCTGTCGTCGAAGAGCCACTGGGACGTGCCGATCGAGATCGGCCGCAGCACGGTGCACTTCCTGGTCAGCCACCCGACGCCACCGGTGTTCGACGGTGCCGAAGACCGCAACGGCACCCGCAACCACGACGAGATCCGGTTCTGGGCCGACTACATCGGCCCTGGTCGCGACGCAGGCAGCTACATCTACGACGACGACGGTGTCTCGGGCGGGTTGGAGCCGGGCACGATGTTCGTGATCGCGGGCGACCTCAACTCCGATCCGCTCGATGGCGACAGCATCCCCGGGTCGGCGCAGCTACTGCTCGACCATCCGCGGGTCAACACTACGACGACCCCGTCGAGCGAGGGCGCCGTCGAGCAGGCTGCGGCGCAGGGTGGTGCCAACGACACGCACCTCAGCGACCCGAGGTTCGACACCGCCGACTTCGCCGACGGCGCTCCCGGCAACCTCCGGGCCGACTACGTGCTCCCGTCGAAGCGGCTCCGGATCGACGACGCCTCGGTGTACTGGCCGACGAGCGACGATCCGGCGTTCGGCCCGGTCGGCACGTTCCCGTTCCCGTCGAGCGACCACCGGCTCGTGTGGGTCGACCTGCAACACGGCGGTTTCGGCTGCCGCTGA
- a CDS encoding maleylpyruvate isomerase family mycothiol-dependent enzyme: MTETFASTSTTTIATPIDLTAGPDRTGDFRPVADFDRWMVLAASSYRRLADDFAAVPSDAWTAPTPCAGWSVRDLAGHVVGAMRSAASLRETVSQQRSVKQRMQRTGEQEVDALTATQVERTAALSNDEVVREMGALVPKAVTGRGRMPAFVRRRAGIDVEMGTIDERWTFDYFLSTILTRDAWLHRVDLADSLGVSLALDETDREIIGDVAVEWCARHTQPVALTLTGDAGGTITAGSGGDVIDLDALEFCRIVSGRAPATHPLLEAAVPF; the protein is encoded by the coding sequence ATGACCGAGACGTTTGCTTCCACGTCGACCACGACCATCGCGACACCGATCGATCTCACGGCCGGACCCGACCGGACGGGCGACTTCCGTCCGGTTGCCGACTTCGACCGGTGGATGGTGCTCGCGGCGTCGAGCTACCGGCGCCTCGCCGACGATTTCGCGGCGGTGCCCTCCGATGCGTGGACGGCGCCCACACCGTGTGCGGGGTGGTCGGTGCGCGACCTGGCCGGCCACGTGGTCGGTGCCATGCGCAGTGCCGCGAGCCTGCGCGAGACGGTGTCGCAGCAGCGCTCGGTCAAGCAGCGGATGCAGCGCACCGGCGAGCAGGAGGTCGACGCGCTGACCGCGACGCAGGTGGAGCGGACGGCAGCGTTGTCGAACGACGAGGTGGTGCGCGAGATGGGCGCCCTCGTGCCGAAGGCGGTCACGGGCCGCGGCCGGATGCCGGCGTTCGTGCGGCGCCGGGCGGGGATCGACGTCGAGATGGGGACGATCGACGAACGTTGGACCTTCGACTACTTCCTCTCGACGATCCTGACCCGCGATGCCTGGCTGCATCGTGTCGACCTGGCGGACTCGCTGGGCGTGTCCCTGGCACTGGACGAGACCGACCGGGAGATCATCGGTGACGTCGCGGTGGAGTGGTGTGCGCGGCACACGCAACCGGTGGCGCTCACGCTGACCGGCGATGCCGGCGGCACGATCACCGCCGGGTCGGGTGGCGACGTGATCGATCTCGACGCGCTCGAGTTCTGCCGGATCGTCTCGGGTCGAGCACCGGCGACCCACCCCCTCCTCGAAGCGGCCGTCCCCTTCTGA
- a CDS encoding TetR/AcrR family transcriptional regulator, translated as MFDSPTTAADSPHPAEAPPTTGSTPRERRHVATRDEILAAAWELARRDGLLVISLRALGERVGLKASSLYSYFGSKGALYDAMFAEGYRELLDASAGWVGDVGDADPRSAFVEGNRRFVRFCVDDPVRYQLLFQRTVPDWEPSPESYGLALAFIDRTRAALAAVGIVDERAVDMWTAIMTGLTSQQISNDPGGDRWARLADDATEMFLAHYPSRLASRHD; from the coding sequence ATGTTCGATTCTCCGACCACGGCCGCTGACTCGCCCCATCCCGCCGAGGCGCCCCCGACCACCGGGTCGACGCCGCGTGAGCGGCGTCACGTCGCCACCCGCGACGAGATCCTCGCTGCCGCATGGGAATTGGCTCGACGCGACGGCCTGCTGGTGATCTCGCTGCGGGCGCTGGGCGAGCGGGTCGGGTTGAAGGCGTCGTCGCTGTACTCGTACTTCGGTTCGAAGGGGGCGCTCTACGACGCGATGTTCGCCGAGGGGTACCGCGAGCTGCTCGATGCGTCGGCCGGGTGGGTGGGCGACGTCGGCGACGCCGACCCGCGGTCGGCGTTCGTCGAGGGCAACCGTCGATTCGTCCGGTTCTGCGTCGACGATCCGGTTCGATATCAGCTGCTCTTCCAGCGCACGGTGCCCGACTGGGAGCCGAGTCCCGAGAGCTATGGATTGGCGCTCGCGTTCATCGACCGGACGCGAGCCGCGCTCGCCGCGGTGGGCATCGTCGACGAGCGGGCGGTCGACATGTGGACGGCGATCATGACGGGCCTCACGTCGCAGCAGATCAGCAATGACCCGGGCGGCGACCGATGGGCGCGCCTCGCCGACGACGCGACCGAGATGTTCCTCGCCCACTACCCGTCCCGGCTCGCTTCACGACACGACTGA
- a CDS encoding sialidase family protein has protein sequence MRPRVLVAVGLVLAAGCGADDPDDGVTTRTESTAGTSVGDATVDATVAGTSATTGTAEGVGRTATPIRLVDIDDAVAVNVATNGTGAPVLAWTEHDAVQVARLDPDSFTLGTPIVISGELEPIAHQIERPAISIGPDGIVHAAFTSAVGTGGTVQYVDLVGDTPTAPLRISGEPLPETNLVHMTLVDDTPTLAWLEDSTLSVASPRDGVPAEIEGVDDLTCDCCNPAPIRLGNRLVVAYRNLERTDDGVIRDVYATTTGDDGATFSDPVPVADDHWLLDGCPFSGPAVAQVDDALIVAWMDGRQSRHPDQDGTTIWVDRSSDGGATFGTDVALTDAGIHRWPMLTVDTAGTTHIVWETQSGDAGGITYSRSIDGGITFDPPTVLLPDTDDSGPRRAPSVVAHGEHLLVTWTDRDGGHLAVFTIADLPR, from the coding sequence ATGCGGCCGAGGGTTCTCGTTGCGGTCGGCCTCGTGTTGGCAGCGGGGTGCGGCGCCGACGATCCGGACGACGGCGTGACGACACGGACCGAGAGCACCGCCGGGACGAGCGTCGGCGACGCCACCGTCGACGCCACCGTCGCCGGCACGAGCGCCACGACCGGCACCGCCGAAGGCGTCGGACGCACGGCGACGCCGATCCGCCTCGTCGACATCGATGATGCGGTCGCCGTCAACGTGGCGACCAACGGCACCGGTGCACCCGTCCTGGCGTGGACCGAGCACGACGCAGTGCAGGTTGCGCGGCTGGATCCCGACTCGTTCACCCTCGGCACGCCGATCGTCATCAGCGGTGAGCTGGAGCCGATCGCACATCAGATCGAGCGCCCGGCGATCTCGATCGGGCCCGATGGCATCGTCCACGCTGCGTTCACGAGCGCCGTGGGAACCGGCGGCACCGTCCAGTACGTCGACCTCGTCGGCGACACGCCGACCGCGCCGCTCCGGATCAGCGGCGAGCCCCTCCCCGAGACGAACCTCGTCCACATGACGCTCGTCGACGACACCCCGACGCTCGCCTGGCTGGAGGACTCGACGTTGTCGGTCGCCTCACCGCGCGACGGCGTACCCGCCGAAATCGAGGGGGTCGACGACCTCACCTGCGACTGCTGCAACCCTGCCCCCATCCGCCTCGGCAACCGGCTCGTCGTGGCCTACCGCAACCTCGAACGAACCGACGACGGTGTGATCCGCGACGTCTACGCCACCACCACCGGCGACGACGGAGCGACGTTCTCCGATCCGGTCCCGGTCGCCGACGACCACTGGCTCCTCGACGGCTGCCCATTCTCCGGGCCGGCCGTCGCCCAGGTCGACGACGCCCTGATCGTCGCATGGATGGACGGCCGTCAATCCCGGCACCCCGACCAGGACGGCACCACCATCTGGGTCGATCGCAGCAGCGACGGCGGGGCCACGTTCGGCACCGACGTCGCGCTCACCGACGCCGGCATCCACCGCTGGCCGATGCTCACCGTCGACACCGCCGGCACGACCCACATCGTCTGGGAAACCCAATCCGGCGACGCCGGCGGCATCACCTACAGCAGGTCGATCGACGGCGGCATCACGTTCGATCCACCCACCGTGCTCCTCCCCGACACCGACGACAGCGGCCCACGACGCGCTCCCTCCGTCGTCGCCCACGGCGAGCACCTCCTGGTCACCTGGACCGACCGCGACGGCGGCCACCTCGCCGTCTTCACCATCGCCGACCTCCCCCGCTGA
- a CDS encoding endonuclease/exonuclease/phosphatase family protein: protein MQYFQLRYRIKQADRTRVTERLLALRGSLERMVPGMDADDHLLLATWNIRDFAKKNRRGFGERLPETHFYIAEVISAFDFVAVQEVNDLDEWERVMSILGPEWEYLATEVTDTSLGGNGERLTYVWDKRKVRHQNIAGELVLPNHLLISPAALAVPTDDDDELPPPPPGKQFRRSPFVAAFQSGWFKFDICTVHIYFGDASGSKLDERVQEIRRVAEFFGDRADISMKSEGRSMILLGDFNIVSPEHKTMQALLSSGFRVPEALRRTTNTGDDKFYDQIAFKTHDRVLEFIERHADQPNERNAGVFKPFNTVFKTGDRAEYDAAMLASSNGKKADDLDDYYGTWRTYQISDHNVLWARLSVNQSDDYLKGLLEDSIPEPLVG from the coding sequence ATGCAGTACTTCCAGCTGAGGTATCGGATCAAGCAGGCCGATCGGACCCGGGTCACCGAGCGCCTGCTCGCGCTTCGCGGATCGTTGGAGCGCATGGTTCCCGGCATGGACGCCGACGATCACCTGTTGCTGGCGACGTGGAACATTCGCGACTTCGCCAAGAAGAACCGGCGAGGGTTCGGGGAGCGTCTCCCGGAGACGCACTTCTACATCGCGGAGGTCATCTCGGCGTTCGACTTCGTCGCGGTGCAGGAGGTGAACGACCTCGACGAGTGGGAACGTGTGATGAGCATCCTCGGCCCCGAGTGGGAGTACCTGGCGACCGAGGTGACCGACACGTCGCTCGGCGGGAACGGTGAGCGGCTGACGTACGTGTGGGACAAGCGCAAGGTGCGCCATCAGAACATCGCCGGCGAGCTCGTTCTGCCCAACCACCTGTTGATCTCACCGGCCGCGTTGGCGGTGCCGACCGATGACGACGACGAGTTGCCGCCGCCTCCGCCGGGGAAGCAGTTCCGGCGTTCGCCGTTCGTCGCCGCGTTCCAGTCGGGCTGGTTCAAGTTCGACATCTGCACGGTGCACATCTACTTCGGCGATGCGTCGGGGTCGAAGCTCGATGAGCGGGTGCAGGAGATCCGACGGGTGGCCGAGTTCTTCGGTGACCGGGCCGACATCTCGATGAAGTCGGAGGGTCGGTCGATGATCCTGCTCGGCGACTTCAACATCGTGAGCCCCGAACACAAGACGATGCAGGCCCTGTTGAGTTCGGGCTTCAGGGTGCCCGAGGCGTTGCGGCGGACGACCAACACCGGCGACGACAAGTTCTACGACCAGATCGCGTTCAAGACGCACGATCGGGTGTTGGAGTTCATCGAGCGGCACGCGGACCAGCCGAACGAACGCAACGCCGGTGTGTTCAAGCCGTTCAACACGGTGTTCAAGACGGGCGACCGCGCCGAGTACGACGCTGCGATGCTGGCATCGTCGAACGGCAAGAAGGCCGACGACCTCGACGACTACTACGGCACGTGGCGGACCTACCAGATCTCGGATCACAACGTGCTGTGGGCGAGGTTGAGCGTCAACCAGAGCGACGACTACCTGAAAGGTCTGCTCGAGGACTCGATCCCCGAACCCCTCGTGGGTTGA
- a CDS encoding HNH endonuclease signature motif containing protein — protein MDLATVVEQVQHIAAVRAAESAGREHLESAMRDVGRLESWLAGTKAAITSKLASQVSFPEQTIADCTRGTTRDAINDTARADTLGAAPSLAAALDDARVTAGHVDELTKATKALDAEQRDELLGRLDRGLLDVAEVATIPEWRRRLAIEVKNIQRDDGLDRLERQRRATSVRTWTDGEGMWCLSGRFDPVTGVRLAAKLDAAANALFAEQTPSTCPDDPIDKQRHLSALALAGLIEGVATTGGSGRPEYVVVVDSSQPDGAGGPAVDWGLPVEVPHRVLAELMSEGAVHTVVVRNGVVLHAPGRVDLGQSTRLANHAQRRALRALYSTCAIPGCSVRYDRCKLHHVVWWRHGGRTDLLNLLPVCTHHHSKIHDAGWIVELGANRELTVRFPDGTIRNTGPPSRQAA, from the coding sequence ATGGATCTCGCCACCGTCGTCGAGCAGGTGCAGCACATCGCTGCCGTGCGCGCCGCCGAGTCGGCGGGTCGCGAGCACCTCGAGTCGGCGATGCGCGACGTCGGCCGACTCGAGTCGTGGTTGGCCGGCACCAAAGCGGCGATCACATCCAAACTCGCATCCCAGGTGTCGTTCCCCGAGCAGACCATCGCCGACTGCACCCGCGGCACCACCCGCGACGCGATCAACGACACGGCACGTGCCGACACCCTCGGCGCGGCGCCATCACTCGCCGCTGCGCTCGATGATGCCCGCGTCACAGCCGGCCACGTCGACGAGTTGACCAAGGCGACCAAGGCGCTCGATGCCGAACAGCGAGACGAACTGCTGGGTCGACTCGATCGTGGTCTGCTCGACGTGGCCGAGGTCGCGACCATCCCCGAGTGGCGCCGCCGCCTGGCGATCGAGGTCAAGAACATCCAACGCGACGACGGTCTCGATCGGCTCGAGCGTCAGCGGCGGGCCACGAGTGTCCGCACGTGGACCGACGGCGAGGGCATGTGGTGCCTCTCCGGCCGATTCGACCCCGTCACCGGCGTTCGGCTCGCCGCCAAGCTCGACGCAGCGGCCAACGCGCTGTTCGCCGAGCAGACCCCGAGCACCTGCCCCGACGACCCGATCGACAAGCAGCGCCACCTGAGCGCGCTCGCCCTCGCCGGCCTGATCGAGGGCGTGGCGACGACAGGCGGGTCGGGGCGACCCGAGTACGTGGTCGTGGTCGACAGCTCGCAGCCCGACGGCGCCGGAGGCCCCGCAGTCGATTGGGGGTTGCCGGTCGAGGTGCCGCACCGCGTACTGGCCGAACTGATGAGCGAAGGCGCCGTGCACACGGTCGTCGTCCGCAACGGTGTCGTGCTCCACGCACCGGGCCGGGTCGACCTCGGGCAGTCGACCCGGCTCGCCAACCACGCCCAACGGCGTGCGCTGCGAGCGCTCTACTCCACGTGCGCGATCCCCGGCTGCTCCGTTCGATACGACCGCTGCAAGCTGCACCACGTCGTGTGGTGGCGCCATGGTGGCCGCACCGATCTCCTGAACCTGCTGCCGGTGTGCACCCACCACCACTCGAAGATCCACGATGCCGGATGGATCGTCGAACTCGGGGCCAACCGCGAGCTCACCGTTCGATTCCCCGACGGCACGATCCGCAACACCGGCCCGCCCTCCCGGCAGGCGGCGTGA
- a CDS encoding MmcQ/YjbR family DNA-binding protein has product MAKSAERAYVDDVPDDVIERLRAICAELPDAYEEPAWVGVRWRVRKKTFAHVLAIDEAGADRRVVLTFRSEGDELDALRRAGPPFRFLGWGRNALGVDIDDRTDWDELRELITDSFCVMAPKKLVALVPRPPDGDCDTDDAD; this is encoded by the coding sequence ATGGCGAAGTCGGCCGAGCGGGCCTACGTCGACGACGTACCCGACGACGTGATCGAACGGTTGCGTGCCATCTGCGCCGAGCTGCCGGATGCATACGAGGAGCCGGCGTGGGTCGGTGTGCGCTGGCGGGTTCGGAAGAAGACGTTCGCCCACGTGTTGGCGATCGATGAAGCCGGAGCCGACCGGAGGGTCGTGCTCACCTTCCGATCCGAGGGCGACGAACTCGACGCGCTCCGACGTGCCGGTCCGCCATTCCGCTTCCTCGGCTGGGGCCGGAACGCGCTGGGCGTCGACATCGACGACCGGACCGACTGGGACGAGCTCCGCGAGCTGATCACCGACAGTTTCTGCGTCATGGCGCCGAAGAAGCTCGTCGCCCTCGTCCCACGACCTCCCGATGGCGATTGCGACACCGACGACGCGGACTGA